In Rhizobium sp. N324, a single genomic region encodes these proteins:
- a CDS encoding class II 3-deoxy-7-phosphoheptulonate synthase, translating to MAENWTPSSWRQKPILQVPEYPDAAALAATEATLASYPPLVFAGEARRLKKHLANVAEGNGFLLQGGDCAESFAEHGADNIRDFFRAFLQMAVVLTFGAQLPVVKVGRIAGQFAKPRSSNVEKQGDVTLPAYRGDIINGIEFTEESRIPNPERQAMAYRQSAATLNLLRAFAMGGYANLENVHQWMLGFVKDSPQGERYRKLADRISETMDFMKAIGITSENHPSLRETDFFTSHEALLLGYEEALTRVDSTSGDWYATSGHMIWIGDRTRQADHAHIEYCRGIKNPIGLKCGPSLQADDLLQLIDILNPANEAGRLTLICRFGHEKVAENLPRLIRAVEREGRKVVWSCDPMHGNTITLNNYKTRPFERILSEVESFFQIHRAEGTHPGGIHVEMTGKDVTECTGGARAVTADDLQDRYHTHCDPRLNSDQALELAFLLAERMKGGRDEKRMVANG from the coding sequence GCAGGTTCCCGAATATCCGGACGCAGCCGCGTTGGCGGCAACGGAGGCCACGCTCGCCAGCTATCCGCCGCTGGTTTTTGCCGGTGAGGCGCGCCGCCTGAAGAAGCATCTCGCCAATGTCGCCGAAGGCAACGGCTTCCTGTTGCAGGGCGGTGACTGCGCCGAGAGCTTCGCCGAACACGGCGCCGACAATATCCGCGACTTCTTCCGCGCCTTCCTGCAGATGGCCGTCGTGCTGACCTTCGGCGCGCAACTGCCGGTCGTCAAGGTCGGCCGCATCGCCGGCCAGTTCGCCAAGCCGCGTTCGTCGAATGTCGAGAAGCAGGGCGATGTGACGCTGCCGGCCTATCGCGGCGACATCATCAACGGCATCGAGTTCACCGAGGAGTCGCGCATTCCGAACCCGGAACGCCAGGCCATGGCCTACCGCCAGTCGGCCGCGACGCTGAACCTTCTGCGCGCCTTCGCGATGGGCGGTTACGCCAATCTCGAAAACGTGCATCAGTGGATGCTCGGCTTCGTCAAGGACAGCCCGCAGGGCGAGCGCTACCGCAAGCTTGCCGACCGCATCAGCGAAACCATGGATTTCATGAAGGCGATCGGCATCACCTCGGAAAACCACCCGAGCCTGCGCGAGACCGATTTCTTCACCAGCCATGAGGCGCTGCTGCTCGGCTACGAGGAGGCGCTGACTCGCGTCGATTCCACCTCGGGCGACTGGTATGCCACATCGGGCCACATGATCTGGATCGGCGACCGCACGCGCCAGGCCGACCATGCGCATATCGAATATTGCCGCGGCATCAAGAACCCGATCGGCCTGAAATGCGGCCCGTCGCTGCAGGCCGACGATCTGCTGCAACTGATTGACATCCTGAATCCGGCTAACGAAGCCGGGCGTCTGACGCTGATCTGCCGCTTCGGCCATGAGAAGGTCGCCGAAAACCTGCCGCGGCTGATCCGCGCCGTCGAGCGCGAGGGCCGCAAGGTCGTCTGGTCCTGCGACCCGATGCACGGCAACACGATCACGCTCAACAACTACAAGACCCGTCCCTTCGAGCGGATCCTGTCGGAAGTCGAAAGCTTCTTCCAGATCCACCGCGCCGAGGGCACGCATCCCGGCGGCATCCATGTCGAAATGACCGGCAAGGACGTGACGGAATGCACCGGCGGCGCCCGCGCCGTCACCGCCGACGACCTGCAGGACCGCTACCACACCCATTGCGATCCGCGCCTCAATTCCGACCAGGCGCTCGAGCTTGCCTTCCTGCTTGCCGAACGCATGAAGGGCGGCCGCGACGAGAAGCGTATGGTCGCCAACGGCTGA